The Bacteroidales bacterium genomic sequence TGAATAGTTAATTAATTTTATGCTGCGGAAATTCGGATCATACTCATAATTCCCCCTTTAATTCATCCGTTTTCCGCAGCCTTTTTCAAAACAAGCACTTATGATCAAGATCTGCCCCCATTGTGGTAAATCATTTGAATGCAGGAACAACGATATTCTGAACTGTGGTTGTGCAAAAATTATTATTTCCGGGGATGTCCGTAAAAAAATCTCCAGCCGTTACAACGACTGTTTGTGCGTGCAATGCCTTA encodes the following:
- a CDS encoding cysteine-rich CWC family protein, with protein sequence MIKICPHCGKSFECRNNDILNCGCAKIIISGDVRKKISSRYNDCLCVQCL